The Chamaesiphon minutus PCC 6605 DNA window TGCAAGAACAACCCTAAATTAACGATACAGCCCCTCACCGTTAAAATACAAATAGCAGCAAGTAATGAGTATTGTTTAAATCGAATTGGCGGCACCGAATAAGCAGTTCCGATCGCCAAACTTAGCGCGACAGTTGCAAATAACCATTTACCTAATAAAGCAGAAATCGAGATCGCTAAAATACCTGTAACTGTGACGATCCCCGTTCCTTGCGCAATTGATAATTTACCACTAGCTAGGGGAAGATCTGGCTTATTGACTCGATCGATCTCGACGTCATACAGTTGATTCAAACCAACGATATAAATATTTCCCAATATACAAGCAATCCAAGCTCCCACCAGTTGACCGATACTCAGCCATGAGATCGGGCTATGAGTAGTCGCGATCGCGATCGTGTAAAGTGCTAATACACTCAGACTGGTACCAATAATTGTATGGGGACGCGAGAATTTCCAGAGCTGTGTTAGATACATTGGGGGTGTGGGGCGAGGGGACTGGGAGAGGGGGAGAGTGGGGAAGAGGGCGATAAATTAATTGTAATTGAAGAAAACTAGGCTTCGGTTGAGCTAGTTCTGCGATCGGGTAAAACTCAAGATGCGAGGTAGGATATCCGTAAGCTTTACCCTACCTGACTCGCGTGTGGGGAGTGTCAAAATATAAATAGTTCCAAAAGTGTTTTAGATATTGTGTCGATCGCAATTGAGTCTAGTTCCGCTGCACGATCTACAACCGAACCCAGACTGTGGATGCCAGAGCAGGTATTATTTACACCTGCTGCCATCCAAGAACCTTGGGGACAACAAATATTAGCCCGTACTCAGTCTTTAAATCTACCCATTAAAATCCTGTCCCACAACCGTTTGACTGGGCTGCGGGGCGAGAATGAGCGCGAAACGTATCAGATTTCCAAACGTACTTTAGCTGTAGTTACAGCCCCTCCGAGTAGTTTCAAACTTAGCCCTATTCCGCCTTCTGCTGATTGGCAATTCCACCTCGCCGAAGGCTGTCCAGCGCACTGTCAGTATTGCTATCTAGCAGGTAGTTTGCAAGGGCCGCCAGTGATTCGTGCTTTCGCCAATCTGCCGCAGACTTTGGCTAATTTGGCAGCTTACGAGAAATCGGGCGAAGCCACCAGTTTTGAGGTGAGTTGTTATACCGATCCGTTAGGCATCGAGCATCTTACAGGCAGCTTAGCTGAATGCATCCGTTATTTTGGTACCCGAAAAGAGGGATATTTGCGCTGGGTGTCCAAATTCGATGCTGTCGAGCCGCTGCTAGATTTGCCTCACAACGGTCATACCCGCTGTCGATTCAGTGTCAATGCCGTGCCTGTTTCCGGTCGATTTGAGGGCGGTACGGCACCCGTAGCCGCCAGGTTGCAAGCGTTACGGAAGTTAGCATTGCCTCCAGCGCGGGGTGGTGGCGGTTATCCCGTCG harbors:
- a CDS encoding homogentisate phytyltransferase, with product MYLTQLWKFSRPHTIIGTSLSVLALYTIAIATTHSPISWLSIGQLVGAWIACILGNIYIVGLNQLYDVEIDRVNKPDLPLASGKLSIAQGTGIVTVTGILAISISALLGKWLFATVALSLAIGTAYSVPPIRFKQYSLLAAICILTVRGCIVNLGLFLHFDRLLTGADSIPPSIWVLTLFILVFTIAIALFKDVPDLEGDRKYEIETFTIVLGKLTVFNFTRWAITIAYLGTISAGILLPSSINTWFVIISHTILLGLLWWRSQDVDLDKKESIADFYQFIWKLFFWEYLIFPIACFVN
- a CDS encoding spore photoproduct lyase family protein, which produces MPEQVLFTPAAIQEPWGQQILARTQSLNLPIKILSHNRLTGLRGENERETYQISKRTLAVVTAPPSSFKLSPIPPSADWQFHLAEGCPAHCQYCYLAGSLQGPPVIRAFANLPQTLANLAAYEKSGEATSFEVSCYTDPLGIEHLTGSLAECIRYFGTRKEGYLRWVSKFDAVEPLLDLPHNGHTRCRFSVNAVPVSGRFEGGTAPVAARLQALRKLALPPARGGGGYPVGLVIAPIMPIEDWESHYTQLLDSISTALDFDCDLTFELISHRFTPGSKETLLEWYPQTKLDMDESRRSVKRNKFGGVKYVYEADIMKQLRRFFERELSQRFPHAKLLYWT